In a single window of the Ignavibacteria bacterium genome:
- the cadA gene encoding cadmium-translocating P-type ATPase, which yields MKELIKDKKFKYLLVALFFVLIFEIMSLLDFHFNNTFEAALFGLISIAIGYRTIWSGIRNLVKFNFRSINTLMFIAICGAFFLKQYPEAAIVIILFTLGEYMERYGIVKSKSAIQSLIDNSPKTANIKSKGDVPIQEVSVGEIVIIKPGDQIPLDGTVTEGTSFIDESMITGEPIPVDKRVDDTVFAGSINKQGYIEIEVTKVSKDSTLSKIIELTFQASKARSDTQRFINTFSAYYTPTILVIAAFLILIPVLFLNGNFNEWLLMSLTLLVISCPCALVISTPVSIYSAIGNASSKGILVKGGKYLEDIGKIKAIALDKTRTITYGKPIVSDIIPLNGFSKKELIACAAGFEVFSEHPIAHSIIEKANEENIDFHKVKNFEAVLGKGVKGDCIVCSDAHHVLGSLKFVAEEHTVKQDIVKVVERLQEQGKTALVLSNDNTVEGIIAVSDEIKSDSKNAIDEIKVLKVVPVMMTGDNDKAANFVGSSVGISDLRSQLLPEGKSNEISKLINQYGNVAMVGDGVNDAPALALANIGIAMGSAGSDIAIETADIALMNDNLNLIPFLIRLSRKTIKTIKINTIFAICTKFLFIVLAVMGLSNLVMAIFADVGVTILVIINSLRLLNFK from the coding sequence ATGAAAGAATTAATAAAAGATAAGAAATTTAAATATTTGTTAGTAGCATTATTCTTTGTTCTGATTTTTGAGATAATGTCTCTATTGGATTTTCATTTTAATAATACTTTTGAAGCTGCATTATTTGGATTAATCAGCATCGCGATTGGTTACAGAACGATTTGGAGCGGAATCAGGAATTTAGTCAAATTTAATTTTCGCAGCATTAATACACTCATGTTTATCGCAATATGCGGTGCGTTTTTTTTAAAACAATATCCTGAGGCTGCTATAGTAATTATACTCTTTACATTAGGTGAATACATGGAAAGATATGGGATTGTAAAAAGTAAATCCGCTATTCAGTCTTTAATAGATAACTCACCTAAAACCGCCAATATAAAATCCAAAGGTGATGTGCCGATTCAGGAAGTTTCAGTAGGAGAAATAGTTATCATAAAACCAGGCGATCAGATTCCCCTGGATGGTACAGTTACTGAAGGCACTTCATTTATTGATGAATCTATGATTACAGGCGAACCTATACCGGTTGATAAACGAGTTGATGATACCGTATTCGCTGGCTCAATTAATAAACAGGGATATATAGAAATAGAAGTAACTAAGGTATCCAAAGACTCTACCTTGTCGAAAATAATTGAGCTTACATTCCAGGCTTCAAAAGCCAGGTCTGATACACAAAGATTTATAAATACGTTCTCAGCTTATTATACCCCAACAATATTGGTTATTGCGGCATTTTTGATACTCATTCCCGTTTTATTCCTAAACGGTAATTTTAATGAGTGGCTGTTAATGAGTTTAACTCTTCTGGTTATTTCCTGCCCCTGTGCTTTGGTTATTTCAACCCCTGTTTCAATATATTCAGCAATAGGAAATGCTTCCTCTAAAGGAATATTAGTTAAGGGCGGAAAGTATCTTGAAGATATAGGAAAAATTAAGGCAATTGCCCTGGATAAAACAAGAACTATTACATATGGAAAACCTATTGTAAGTGACATCATTCCGCTTAATGGTTTTTCAAAAAAAGAATTAATTGCTTGTGCTGCTGGTTTTGAGGTCTTTTCAGAGCATCCCATTGCTCATAGTATTATTGAAAAAGCAAATGAAGAGAACATTGATTTTCATAAGGTTAAAAATTTTGAGGCTGTTTTAGGAAAAGGCGTTAAAGGAGATTGCATTGTCTGTTCAGATGCTCACCATGTATTGGGAAGTCTGAAGTTTGTAGCTGAAGAGCATACTGTAAAGCAGGACATTGTTAAAGTAGTGGAAAGACTGCAGGAACAGGGAAAAACTGCCCTTGTATTAAGTAATGATAATACTGTAGAGGGCATTATTGCAGTCTCGGACGAAATTAAGAGTGACAGTAAGAATGCAATAGATGAAATTAAAGTACTGAAAGTAGTACCGGTAATGATGACAGGCGACAATGATAAGGCAGCTAACTTTGTCGGCTCATCAGTGGGAATTTCTGACTTAAGGAGCCAGTTACTACCGGAAGGGAAATCAAATGAGATAAGTAAACTTATCAACCAGTATGGAAATGTGGCTATGGTAGGTGATGGTGTAAACGACGCACCTGCGCTTGCACTTGCCAATATAGGGATAGCAATGGGTTCAGCCGGTTCGGATATTGCCATAGAAACAGCAGATATAGCTTTAATGAATGATAACCTCAATTTAATTCCATTTTTAATACGGTTAAGCAGGAAGACTATAAAAACCATCAAAATTAACACTATTTTTGCAATTTGTACAAAATTTTTATTTATCGTGCTAGCAGTAATGGGATTAAGCAACCTAGTAATGGCTATCTTTGCTGATGTAGGCGTTACAATTTTAGTAATCATAAACAGTTTAAGGCTGTTGAATTTTAAATAA
- a CDS encoding P-II family nitrogen regulator produces the protein MKLIKAFVKSFKVRDILDSLKEEGAEYVSVIDEVGALKYVDILHSNFSSELGESVSKIAVISIVCENEKTDNFINKIKSHAHTGNSGDGIIIVEVIEKYLII, from the coding sequence ATGAAATTAATAAAAGCATTTGTGAAATCTTTTAAGGTGCGTGATATTTTAGACAGCCTTAAGGAAGAAGGGGCAGAGTATGTAAGTGTTATCGACGAGGTAGGCGCCTTGAAGTACGTGGATATCCTGCACAGTAATTTCTCATCCGAACTTGGCGAAAGTGTTTCTAAGATCGCAGTTATTAGTATTGTTTGTGAAAACGAAAAGACAGATAATTTCATAAACAAGATTAAATCTCATGCTCATACCGGAAATTCCGGAGATGGTATTATTATTGTTGAGGTTATTGAGAAATATCTTATAATTTAA
- a CDS encoding DUF302 domain-containing protein, translating into MKYTLTKFVKTSFKETLNNLKKELINEDFIVLRELDLRDILNKKLEVEIGNYKIFNIYNPLITYKALLVDKDVGLMLPFSIVVRELKNNQIRICAVNYSIAMRIFSDKDLIIASSAVSNKLKKILAKL; encoded by the coding sequence ATGAAATATACTTTAACAAAGTTCGTTAAGACCTCTTTTAAAGAAACACTGAATAATTTAAAAAAAGAATTAATAAATGAGGATTTCATAGTATTGAGAGAGTTGGATTTAAGAGACATTTTAAATAAGAAATTGGAAGTGGAAATTGGAAATTATAAAATTTTCAATATATATAATCCATTAATTACTTATAAAGCTTTACTTGTTGATAAAGATGTTGGATTAATGCTTCCCTTTAGTATCGTTGTACGTGAATTGAAAAACAATCAAATTCGTATTTGTGCTGTAAATTATTCTATTGCAATGAGGATATTTAGTGACAAAGACTTAATTATCGCTTCTTCAGCAGTTTCGAATAAATTAAAAAAGATTCTGGCTAAATTATAA